Proteins from a genomic interval of Rhodothermus marinus:
- a CDS encoding aerobic carbon-monoxide dehydrogenase large subunit, with product METEVRTPPTICGMGHRMKRKEDARFLFGKGRYVDDIKLPGMLYMDIVRSPFAHARIKSINAERALAMDGVVAVITGRDLEKYNLHWMPTLMGDTQMVLPTDRVMYQAQEVAAVIATDRYIAADAVEAIEVEYEPLEPVVDPFRALEPDAPVLRTDKGKTDNHIWHWEVGDREATERAFQEADVVVKQQIYIPRIHVASIETCGCIADYNPVEGKLTVYMTTQAPHVVRTALALVAGHVGLSEEKIRVISPDIGGGFGGKVPIYPGYVIAIAASVLLGKPVKWIEDRSENLQADSFARDYHITAELAATKDGKITALRIKTLADHGYTDAAANPSKFPAGLFSICTGSYDIKHAFVEVDAVYTNKPPGGVAYRCSFRVTEAVHAIERMVDVLAQKLGMDPAELRFKNFIQPDQFPYKSALGWEYDSGNYPAALRKAMDLIGYEELRREQAERRARGELMGIGISSFTEIVGAGPSRHFDILGIKMFDSCELRIHPTGKAIARFGTKSQGQGHETTYAQIIAEELGIPAAHVQVEEGDTDTAPYGLGTYASRSTPTAGAAAAMAARKVREKARKIAAYLLEVSEEDLEWEPGVFRVKGAPDKSVTIQEIAFAAYTNHPPGMEAGLEAVHYYDPPNLTFPFGSYICVVDIDKGTGQVKIRRFVAVDDCGHVINPMIVEGQIHGGLTMGFAPAMMEELVYDEEGNILTGSFMDYLLPTAVETPRWETARTVTPSPHHPLGAKGVGESATVGAPAAIVNAVVDALSPYGVTHIDIPITPYKVWKILHEKGVV from the coding sequence ATGGAAACCGAAGTCCGGACGCCCCCGACGATCTGCGGCATGGGGCATCGCATGAAGCGCAAGGAAGATGCCCGCTTTCTGTTTGGCAAAGGGCGCTACGTGGACGACATCAAGCTGCCCGGCATGCTCTACATGGACATCGTCCGGAGCCCCTTTGCCCATGCCCGCATCAAAAGCATCAACGCCGAACGGGCCCTGGCCATGGACGGCGTCGTGGCCGTCATCACGGGCAGGGACCTGGAGAAATACAACCTGCACTGGATGCCCACGCTGATGGGCGACACCCAGATGGTCCTGCCCACCGATCGCGTCATGTACCAGGCGCAGGAGGTGGCGGCCGTGATCGCCACGGATCGCTACATCGCGGCCGACGCCGTCGAGGCCATTGAAGTCGAGTACGAGCCGCTGGAGCCGGTCGTCGATCCGTTCCGGGCGCTGGAGCCCGACGCGCCGGTGCTCCGCACCGACAAGGGCAAGACGGACAACCACATCTGGCACTGGGAGGTCGGCGATCGCGAGGCCACCGAGCGCGCCTTTCAGGAGGCCGACGTGGTCGTCAAGCAGCAGATTTACATTCCGCGCATCCACGTGGCCTCCATCGAGACGTGCGGCTGCATCGCCGACTACAACCCCGTCGAGGGAAAGCTGACCGTCTACATGACCACGCAGGCGCCGCACGTGGTGCGGACGGCCCTGGCGCTCGTGGCCGGCCACGTGGGTCTGTCGGAGGAGAAGATCCGGGTCATCTCGCCGGACATCGGCGGCGGCTTCGGGGGCAAGGTGCCCATCTATCCGGGCTACGTCATCGCCATTGCCGCCTCGGTGCTGCTGGGCAAGCCGGTCAAGTGGATCGAAGATCGGTCCGAAAACCTGCAGGCCGATTCGTTTGCGCGCGATTACCACATCACGGCCGAGCTGGCCGCCACGAAAGACGGCAAGATCACGGCGCTGCGGATCAAGACGCTGGCCGACCACGGCTACACCGACGCGGCCGCCAACCCGTCGAAATTCCCGGCCGGGCTGTTTTCGATCTGCACCGGCTCCTACGACATCAAGCACGCCTTCGTCGAAGTCGACGCCGTCTATACGAACAAGCCGCCCGGCGGCGTGGCCTACCGCTGCTCGTTCCGCGTGACCGAGGCCGTGCACGCCATCGAACGCATGGTGGACGTGCTGGCCCAGAAGCTGGGCATGGATCCGGCCGAGCTGCGCTTCAAGAATTTCATCCAGCCGGACCAATTTCCTTACAAATCGGCGCTGGGCTGGGAGTATGACAGCGGCAACTACCCGGCCGCCCTGCGCAAGGCGATGGACCTGATTGGCTACGAGGAGCTGCGCCGCGAGCAGGCCGAGCGGCGCGCCCGGGGCGAGTTGATGGGCATCGGCATCAGCAGCTTCACGGAGATCGTGGGCGCGGGTCCCTCGCGGCACTTCGACATCCTCGGCATCAAGATGTTCGACAGCTGCGAGCTGCGCATCCATCCCACGGGCAAGGCCATCGCCCGCTTTGGCACGAAGTCGCAGGGCCAGGGTCACGAGACCACCTACGCCCAGATCATCGCCGAGGAGCTGGGCATTCCGGCCGCGCACGTGCAGGTGGAAGAGGGTGACACCGACACAGCGCCCTACGGGCTGGGCACCTATGCCAGTCGTTCCACGCCGACGGCCGGTGCCGCCGCGGCCATGGCCGCCCGCAAGGTGCGCGAAAAGGCCCGCAAAATCGCCGCCTACCTGCTCGAAGTCAGCGAAGAAGACCTCGAATGGGAGCCGGGCGTCTTCCGCGTCAAAGGCGCGCCGGACAAGTCCGTCACCATTCAGGAGATCGCCTTTGCGGCCTACACGAACCATCCGCCGGGCATGGAGGCCGGCCTGGAGGCCGTCCACTACTACGATCCGCCCAACCTCACCTTCCCCTTCGGTTCGTACATCTGCGTGGTGGACATCGACAAAGGCACCGGCCAGGTGAAGATCCGTCGCTTCGTGGCCGTGGACGACTGCGGCCATGTGATCAATCCGATGATCGTCGAAGGCCAGATCCACGGCGGCCTCACGATGGGCTTCGCGCCGGCCATGATGGAGGAGCTGGTCTACGACGAAGAGGGCAACATCCTGACCGGCTCGTTCATGGACTACCTGCTGCCCACGGCCGTCGAGACGCCGCGCTGGGAGACGGCCCGCACCGTCACGCCCTCGCCGCACCATCCGCTGGGCGCCAAAGGCGTGGGCGAATCGGCCACGGTGGGCGCTCCCGCGGCCATCGTCAACGCCGTCGTCGATGCGCTCTCGCCCTATGGCGTGACGCACATCGACATCCCGATCACGCCCTATAAAGTCTGGAAAATCCTGCACGAAAAAGGCGTGGTCTGA
- a CDS encoding SRPBCC family protein, with translation MKTTIEKTFTVRQPLEKVWTYLSDPAKVVPCVPGAQLTEQLDERHYRGTVSLKVGPVSASYKGEITIETLDHETHTIQLVGKGLDARGKGSASMTMRGQARALDDGTTEITNQIEISVTGMLAQFGSRLIEDVSSRLFDQFTECFESLLAGEAPEDQALSAGSLIKEGIKSVAGRFFGKKEGE, from the coding sequence ATGAAAACCACCATCGAGAAAACTTTTACCGTTCGCCAGCCGCTGGAAAAGGTCTGGACTTACCTGAGCGATCCGGCCAAGGTGGTGCCCTGCGTGCCCGGGGCCCAGCTCACCGAACAGCTCGACGAACGCCACTACCGGGGCACCGTCAGCCTGAAGGTGGGACCGGTCAGCGCCAGCTACAAAGGGGAAATCACCATCGAGACGCTCGACCACGAGACGCACACGATCCAGCTCGTGGGCAAAGGGCTGGACGCACGTGGCAAGGGAAGTGCCTCGATGACCATGCGCGGCCAGGCCCGGGCGCTGGACGACGGCACCACCGAGATCACCAATCAGATCGAAATCTCCGTGACCGGCATGCTGGCGCAATTCGGCTCGCGCCTGATCGAGGATGTCTCGAGCCGTCTTTTCGATCAGTTTACCGAATGCTTCGAGTCGCTGCTGGCGGGCGAGGCGCCGGAAGATCAGGCGCTCAGCGCCGGCTCGCTGATCAAGGAAGGCATCAAATCGGTTGCCGGACGATTCTTCGGGAAGAAGGAAGGCGAATGA
- a CDS encoding AAA family ATPase produces the protein MSTEAAARIAGLIEGLEQQGYVVDEALATVLYLVLTLRRPLLVEGDAGVGKTEIAYALAGYLDTELIRLQCYEGLDVHSAVYEWNYPRQLLAIKLWERSDVPLEERERHLFSETYLLARPLLKAIQAEAKAPVLLIDEIDRADEEFEAFLLELLSAFQISIPELGTIRARHVPYVVLTSNRTRELSDALKRRCLYYWLDYPDEAKELRIIRKRLPDIETELARQVVRFVQALRRERLHKIPGIAETLDWARALVALGVRRIDEATVARTAGCLLKSAEDLERLRNHVLEELLAQIEA, from the coding sequence ATGAGTACGGAGGCCGCCGCCCGCATTGCGGGGTTGATCGAAGGACTGGAGCAGCAGGGCTACGTGGTGGACGAGGCGCTGGCCACGGTACTGTACCTGGTACTGACGCTGCGCCGGCCGCTGCTCGTGGAGGGCGACGCCGGCGTGGGCAAAACCGAAATCGCCTACGCGCTGGCCGGCTACCTCGACACGGAGCTGATCCGCCTGCAGTGCTACGAAGGGCTCGACGTCCACTCGGCCGTCTACGAGTGGAACTATCCCCGCCAGCTGCTGGCCATCAAGCTCTGGGAAAGGAGCGACGTGCCGCTGGAAGAGCGCGAGCGGCACCTGTTCAGCGAAACCTATCTGCTGGCGCGGCCGCTGCTGAAGGCCATTCAGGCCGAGGCGAAAGCGCCCGTGCTGCTTATCGACGAGATCGACCGGGCCGACGAGGAGTTCGAGGCTTTCCTGCTGGAGCTGCTGTCGGCCTTTCAGATCTCGATCCCCGAGCTGGGCACGATCCGCGCCCGCCATGTGCCGTACGTGGTGCTGACCTCCAACCGCACGCGCGAGCTGAGCGACGCGCTCAAGCGGCGCTGCCTGTATTACTGGCTCGACTACCCCGACGAGGCGAAAGAGCTGCGTATCATCCGGAAGCGGCTGCCGGACATCGAGACCGAGCTGGCCCGCCAGGTGGTGCGCTTCGTGCAGGCGCTGCGCCGAGAGCGGCTGCACAAGATCCCCGGCATCGCCGAGACGCTCGACTGGGCGCGGGCGCTCGTGGCGCTGGGCGTGCGTCGGATCGACGAGGCCACGGTGGCACGCACGGCGGGCTGCCTGCTCAAGTCGGCCGAAGACCTCGAACGCCTGCGCAACCACGTGCTGGAAGAGCTGCTGGCCCAAATCGAAGCCTGA
- a CDS encoding vWA domain-containing protein: MRAPGTIPPTFSASTNFTGAVRGFCTFLKSHGFTIGVAETLDALHIARSELLHTPERFRTALRALLCISPDECRRFDVLFDTYWLGRSPDGDTPPAPRQRRQRPPATERAAPLLMALQQTAAPPEEDGKTTTGASTAHRLRQVDFARVPAPEQEQLEALAEQLFRRLHVRLSRREKAARRGRRIDLRRTIRRNLDRGGELVTLRYRRRQPDRPRLVALLDVSGSMDRYSYFLLRFLHALQQHFRRVDSFVFSTELTCITELLRQPTLPDSLRQLAETPTPWSSGTRIGACLEAFVAHYGRRLLSRRTLVLILSDGLDTGDPALLAHALQAIRARCRRIIWLNPLMGMDGYAPLARGMQAALPYLDVFHPAHNLDSLLRLEQHLRHV; the protein is encoded by the coding sequence ATGAGGGCGCCGGGCACCATACCGCCGACCTTTTCGGCCTCCACGAACTTCACCGGGGCGGTGCGGGGCTTCTGCACCTTCCTGAAAAGCCATGGCTTCACGATCGGCGTTGCCGAGACGCTCGACGCGTTGCACATAGCCCGGAGCGAGCTGTTGCACACGCCCGAGCGTTTCCGGACGGCCCTGCGTGCGCTGCTGTGCATCTCGCCGGACGAATGCCGGCGCTTCGACGTGCTGTTCGACACCTACTGGCTCGGCCGCTCGCCGGACGGCGACACGCCGCCTGCCCCGCGCCAGCGGCGTCAACGTCCCCCGGCCACCGAACGGGCCGCCCCGCTGCTCATGGCCCTGCAGCAGACGGCGGCCCCGCCCGAAGAAGACGGCAAGACCACCACGGGCGCCAGCACGGCCCACCGGCTCCGCCAGGTGGACTTTGCCCGCGTGCCGGCACCCGAGCAGGAACAGCTCGAAGCGCTGGCCGAACAGCTCTTCCGCCGGTTGCACGTGCGTCTTTCACGCCGGGAAAAAGCCGCCCGCCGCGGCCGTCGCATCGACCTGCGGCGCACGATCCGCCGCAACCTCGACCGGGGCGGCGAGCTGGTCACGCTCCGCTACCGCCGACGCCAGCCGGATCGTCCCCGCCTGGTGGCGCTGCTCGACGTGAGCGGCTCCATGGACCGCTACAGCTACTTCCTGCTGCGCTTCCTGCACGCGCTCCAGCAACACTTCCGGCGCGTCGATTCGTTCGTATTCAGCACCGAGCTGACCTGCATCACCGAGCTGCTGCGCCAGCCGACGCTGCCCGACAGCCTGCGTCAGCTGGCCGAAACACCCACGCCCTGGTCCAGCGGCACCCGCATCGGCGCCTGCCTCGAGGCGTTCGTGGCGCATTACGGCCGCCGGCTGCTCTCGCGCCGCACGCTCGTACTCATCCTGAGCGACGGTCTCGATACGGGCGACCCGGCCCTGCTGGCCCACGCACTGCAGGCCATCCGTGCCCGTTGCCGCCGGATCATCTGGCTTAACCCGCTCATGGGCATGGACGGCTACGCACCGCTGGCCCGGGGCATGCAGGCGGCCCTGCCCTACCTCGACGTGTTTCATCCCGCCCACAACCTCGACAGCCTGCTCCGCCTGGAGCAGCATCTGCGCCATGTTTGA
- a CDS encoding XdhC family protein, with protein MFDPILERAREQTERGEPCALAIVVRYEAPISGKPGDKALILPDGTLHGWVGGGCTRPVVIREALRAMRDGRPRLVRITPEAAEVEVEGIVAYSMTCYSGGTLDVYIEPLLPPPQLLVLGRSAVAQALVRLGRALGYRVLVADPEASTALFPEADFLVPSFALDNLPLTPWTFAVVATQGEGDEEALEAALAHPFPYVALVASRRKAARLREVLAERGVPADRLATVRAPAGLNLGARTPEEIALSILAEIVQERHRNPVPALADEPAPAEGLIETTLHIEGMSCAHCLHTVEKTLKALPGVVVRTVELGYAEVAYDPARVTLSALAEALEARGYHLRTDTVAEP; from the coding sequence ATGTTTGACCCGATTCTCGAACGTGCCCGCGAGCAGACGGAACGGGGTGAACCCTGCGCCCTGGCCATCGTCGTGCGCTACGAAGCGCCGATCTCCGGCAAGCCCGGCGACAAGGCGCTGATCCTGCCCGACGGCACGCTGCACGGCTGGGTGGGCGGCGGCTGCACGCGCCCGGTAGTTATTCGCGAAGCCCTGCGGGCCATGCGCGACGGCCGCCCCCGTCTGGTGCGCATCACGCCTGAAGCGGCCGAAGTCGAAGTCGAGGGCATCGTCGCCTACTCGATGACCTGCTACAGCGGCGGCACGCTCGACGTGTACATCGAGCCGCTGCTACCCCCGCCGCAGTTGCTGGTGCTGGGCCGCTCGGCCGTGGCTCAGGCTCTGGTGCGCCTGGGCCGGGCCCTCGGCTATCGCGTGCTGGTCGCCGACCCCGAAGCTTCCACCGCGCTGTTTCCGGAAGCCGACTTTCTGGTGCCGTCGTTCGCCCTCGACAACCTGCCGCTGACGCCCTGGACGTTCGCCGTCGTGGCCACCCAGGGCGAAGGCGACGAAGAAGCGCTGGAAGCCGCCCTCGCCCATCCTTTTCCGTACGTGGCGCTGGTGGCCAGCCGCCGCAAGGCCGCCCGCCTGCGCGAAGTGCTCGCCGAACGCGGTGTGCCGGCCGACCGTCTGGCGACCGTGCGCGCCCCGGCCGGACTGAACCTCGGCGCCCGCACCCCGGAGGAAATTGCCCTGAGCATCCTGGCCGAGATCGTGCAGGAACGGCACCGGAATCCCGTGCCGGCGCTCGCCGACGAACCGGCTCCGGCCGAAGGCCTGATCGAAACCACGCTGCACATTGAGGGCATGAGCTGCGCGCACTGCCTCCACACCGTCGAAAAGACGCTCAAAGCATTGCCCGGCGTGGTGGTGCGCACGGTGGAGCTCGGCTACGCCGAAGTGGCCTACGACCCCGCCCGGGTAACGCTGAGTGCGCTGGCCGAGGCGCTCGAAGCCCGGGGGTATCATCTGCGCACCGACACCGTGGCCGAACCATGA
- a CDS encoding nucleotidyltransferase family protein: protein MKVPERVAAIVLAAGASRRMGGRNKLLLPFGGQPLVRHVVTTILASRADPVLVVLGHEAEAVRAALAELPVTFVHNPRHAEGMTTSIQSGVAAAPADVLGYMICLSDLPLIEAAEYDRLLDAFREAHARDPACIIVPEFEGRRGNPVLFAARYRTAILAEERLTGCRGLVQRHPEHVVRVPMPTDHILQDIDTPEAFAALTERTPGQTPR, encoded by the coding sequence ATGAAGGTACCGGAACGCGTGGCGGCCATCGTGCTGGCGGCCGGCGCTTCCCGGCGCATGGGCGGCCGCAACAAGCTGCTGTTGCCCTTCGGCGGCCAGCCCCTCGTGCGCCACGTCGTGACCACGATTCTGGCAAGCCGGGCCGATCCGGTCCTTGTGGTGCTGGGACACGAGGCCGAGGCCGTCCGCGCTGCGCTGGCCGAACTGCCCGTCACGTTCGTTCACAACCCGCGCCATGCCGAGGGCATGACCACCTCGATCCAGTCGGGCGTGGCGGCGGCGCCGGCGGACGTGCTCGGCTACATGATCTGCCTGTCGGACCTGCCCCTGATCGAAGCGGCGGAGTACGACCGGCTCCTCGACGCGTTCCGGGAAGCCCACGCCCGCGATCCGGCCTGCATCATCGTGCCCGAATTCGAGGGACGGCGCGGCAACCCCGTCCTGTTCGCGGCCCGCTACCGAACGGCCATCCTGGCCGAGGAGCGGCTGACCGGCTGCCGCGGCCTCGTGCAGCGCCATCCCGAACACGTCGTGCGCGTGCCCATGCCCACCGATCACATCCTGCAGGACATTGACACGCCCGAAGCGTTCGCAGCGCTCACCGAACGCACGCCCGGGCAAACACCGCGCTGA
- a CDS encoding XdhC family protein — protein MRELRDLLQEAGRLTAAGTPHVVATVVRIGGSTYRRPGARMIVEADGTNHGTISGGCLEGEVTRRALQLLEEGAPARLLPFDLADDDLIYGFGTGCDGVAHVLLERVPAPGRLSPLELLGRCLQERRQAVLATVIETTEAWTNWLGRHLLLRADGGAEGDLLEGPPARLIYEAARQMLERLLAGREERGWATHRVAEGPAQMDVLLEAVQPPVRLLVFGEGHDVFPVVRFARGLGWEVEVIGRRPPEELARRFPEADTCRFLMHPEQLTQHVRVDRRTAALVMNHTYLRDRQILGTLLFETDIPYIGMLGPKERTERMLSELARTHGERLEAERARIYGPVGLDIGTETAEEIALSALAEIQAVLHGRSARPLRERDAPIHGERPPLPRPLNVSS, from the coding sequence ATGCGTGAACTACGGGATCTGCTGCAGGAGGCCGGGCGGCTGACGGCCGCTGGCACCCCGCACGTCGTCGCCACCGTCGTCCGTATCGGCGGCTCCACCTACCGGCGGCCGGGCGCCCGCATGATCGTGGAAGCGGACGGCACCAACCACGGCACGATCAGCGGCGGTTGTCTGGAAGGCGAGGTGACGCGCCGGGCCCTCCAGCTTCTGGAGGAAGGCGCCCCCGCCCGCCTGCTTCCGTTCGATCTGGCCGACGACGATCTGATCTATGGCTTCGGGACCGGATGCGACGGCGTGGCGCACGTGCTGCTGGAGCGCGTGCCGGCGCCGGGACGGCTCAGTCCGCTCGAACTGCTGGGCCGGTGCCTGCAGGAGCGGCGACAGGCGGTGCTGGCCACCGTGATCGAGACCACCGAGGCCTGGACGAACTGGCTCGGGCGGCACCTGCTGCTCCGGGCCGACGGAGGCGCCGAAGGCGATCTGCTGGAAGGACCTCCGGCCCGGTTGATCTACGAGGCGGCCCGCCAGATGCTCGAGCGCCTGCTGGCCGGACGCGAGGAGCGGGGCTGGGCCACCCACCGCGTCGCCGAAGGCCCGGCGCAGATGGACGTGCTGCTGGAGGCCGTGCAGCCACCCGTGCGCCTGCTCGTCTTCGGCGAGGGACACGACGTGTTTCCGGTGGTGCGCTTTGCGCGGGGGCTGGGCTGGGAAGTGGAGGTCATCGGCCGCCGTCCGCCGGAAGAGCTGGCCCGACGCTTTCCCGAAGCGGACACCTGTCGCTTCCTGATGCACCCGGAGCAGCTCACGCAGCATGTGCGGGTCGATCGCCGCACGGCCGCGCTGGTCATGAACCACACCTACCTGCGGGATCGGCAGATCCTGGGGACGCTGCTCTTTGAGACCGACATCCCGTACATCGGAATGCTGGGGCCGAAGGAGCGCACCGAACGGATGCTGAGCGAGCTGGCCCGCACGCACGGCGAGCGCCTGGAGGCCGAGCGCGCGCGCATTTACGGGCCCGTCGGGCTGGACATCGGCACGGAGACGGCCGAGGAGATCGCGCTCTCGGCGCTGGCCGAAATCCAGGCCGTGCTGCACGGACGTTCGGCGCGGCCGCTCCGGGAACGCGACGCGCCCATCCACGGCGAGCGCCCGCCGCTTCCGCGTCCGCTCAACGTGTCTTCGTGA
- a CDS encoding catalase, giving the protein MEARKAPRLTTADGRPIGDNQNALTAGPRGPLLIQDVQLLEQIQHFNRERIPERVVHAKGSGAYGTFTVTNDVTRYTKAAFLSEVGKQTEVFVRFSTVAGERGAADAERDVRGFAVKFYTEEGNFDLVGNNTPVFFVRDPYKFQMFIHSQKRHPKTNLRDPDMQWDFWSLCPESLHQVTILFSDRGIPASYRHMNGYGSHTYSMYNDRGELFWVKFHFKTQQGIKCLTDEEAARLIGEDRETHQRDLYEAIERGDYPRWTLYIQVMTPEQAENFRWNPFDLTKVWPHAEFPLIEVGVLELNRNPENYFAEVEQAAFKPSAFVPGIGPSPDKMLQARLMSYADAHRYRLGVNYQQLKVNRPRCPVHHYQRDGFMAQIEGSGHPNYFPNSIPGAPQDDPIYKEPAWHLGEVIVDRYDSRKDHDDYTQAGNLYRLFDEGQKDRLARAIAASLGQARLEVQKRQLGHFYRADVDYGRRVARALGFDPATIEAELGIDASVAG; this is encoded by the coding sequence ATGGAAGCTCGGAAAGCACCGCGTCTGACCACGGCCGACGGCCGGCCGATCGGCGACAACCAGAACGCGTTGACGGCGGGACCGCGGGGCCCGCTGCTCATCCAGGATGTGCAGCTGCTGGAGCAGATCCAGCACTTCAACCGGGAGCGCATCCCGGAGCGCGTCGTGCACGCCAAGGGAAGCGGCGCCTACGGCACCTTCACCGTCACGAACGACGTGACCCGCTACACGAAGGCGGCCTTCCTGTCGGAGGTGGGCAAGCAGACCGAGGTGTTTGTGCGCTTTTCGACGGTGGCGGGCGAGCGGGGCGCTGCCGATGCCGAACGGGACGTGCGGGGCTTCGCCGTGAAGTTCTACACCGAAGAAGGCAACTTCGACCTGGTCGGCAACAACACGCCGGTCTTCTTCGTGCGCGATCCCTACAAATTCCAGATGTTCATCCACTCGCAGAAGCGGCACCCGAAGACGAACCTTCGGGATCCCGACATGCAGTGGGACTTCTGGTCGCTCTGCCCCGAGTCGCTGCACCAGGTGACGATTCTTTTTTCCGATCGCGGGATTCCGGCCTCGTACCGCCATATGAACGGCTACGGCAGCCACACCTATTCGATGTACAACGATCGGGGCGAGCTTTTCTGGGTCAAGTTCCATTTCAAGACGCAGCAGGGCATCAAGTGCCTGACCGACGAAGAGGCCGCGCGCCTGATCGGTGAGGATCGGGAAACGCACCAGCGGGACCTCTACGAGGCGATCGAGCGGGGCGACTATCCGCGCTGGACGCTTTACATCCAGGTGATGACGCCGGAGCAGGCCGAGAACTTCCGCTGGAATCCGTTCGATCTGACGAAGGTCTGGCCGCACGCCGAGTTTCCGCTGATCGAGGTCGGCGTGCTGGAGCTGAATCGCAACCCGGAGAACTATTTCGCCGAAGTCGAGCAGGCGGCCTTCAAGCCCAGCGCGTTCGTGCCGGGCATCGGGCCCAGCCCCGACAAAATGCTCCAGGCCCGGCTGATGAGCTATGCCGATGCGCACCGTTACCGGCTGGGCGTCAACTATCAGCAGCTGAAGGTCAACCGGCCGCGCTGCCCGGTGCATCACTATCAGCGGGACGGTTTCATGGCGCAGATCGAGGGCTCGGGGCACCCGAACTACTTCCCGAACTCGATTCCCGGTGCGCCGCAGGACGATCCGATCTACAAGGAGCCGGCCTGGCACCTGGGCGAGGTGATCGTCGATCGGTACGACAGCCGGAAGGATCACGACGACTACACGCAGGCGGGCAATCTCTACCGCCTGTTCGACGAAGGCCAGAAGGATCGCCTGGCGCGGGCCATTGCCGCGAGCCTGGGCCAGGCGCGCCTGGAGGTGCAGAAACGCCAGCTCGGGCACTTCTACCGGGCCGACGTGGACTATGGCCGGCGGGTTGCCCGGGCGCTGGGCTTCGATCCGGCCACCATCGAAGCGGAACTGGGCATCGACGCTTCGGTCGCCGGCTGA
- a CDS encoding LysR substrate-binding domain-containing protein: protein MTLTQLAYAVAVDTYRHFGRAAEHCHVSQPTLSMQLQKLEEELGVQLFDRSRKPILPTPIGERILAQARVILRECERLYELLNEDLEAVRGELKLGVIPTLSPYLLPLVTRPLQERYPELTVQVEELTTEQILEALATDRLDAGLIATEEGRPGLRRRALFREPFVAYLGADHPLLAETRLDPSQLRLEELWLLREGHCFRDQVLQVCSRREEAGPAPQLRFESGNLETLRLLVDRLGGVTLLPFLATHYLPAEARERVRHFREPAPHRTIYLIYARAHLKRTLLDAYVAVLQESIRPLLPQPNAAIDALAPINS, encoded by the coding sequence ATGACGCTGACGCAACTGGCCTATGCGGTGGCCGTCGATACGTACCGGCACTTTGGCCGGGCGGCCGAGCACTGCCACGTATCCCAGCCGACGCTGAGCATGCAGCTGCAGAAGCTGGAGGAAGAGCTGGGCGTGCAGCTTTTCGACCGGAGCCGCAAGCCGATTCTGCCCACGCCCATCGGGGAACGGATTCTGGCCCAGGCGCGCGTGATCCTGCGCGAGTGCGAGCGGCTTTACGAACTGCTGAACGAAGACCTGGAGGCCGTCCGGGGCGAGTTGAAGCTGGGGGTGATTCCTACGCTGTCGCCCTATCTGCTCCCGCTGGTGACGCGTCCGTTGCAGGAGCGTTATCCGGAGCTGACGGTTCAGGTGGAAGAGCTGACCACCGAGCAGATCCTGGAGGCGCTGGCCACCGACCGGCTCGACGCCGGACTGATCGCCACCGAAGAAGGCCGTCCGGGCCTGCGGCGACGCGCCCTGTTCCGGGAGCCCTTTGTGGCGTACCTGGGGGCCGACCATCCCCTGCTGGCCGAAACGCGGCTCGATCCGTCCCAGCTCCGGCTCGAAGAACTCTGGCTGCTTCGAGAAGGGCACTGCTTCCGGGATCAGGTGCTTCAGGTGTGCAGTCGCCGTGAGGAGGCGGGTCCGGCCCCCCAGCTACGCTTCGAGAGCGGCAATCTGGAAACGCTCCGGCTGCTGGTGGATCGGCTCGGCGGGGTGACGCTGCTGCCGTTTCTGGCCACGCACTACCTGCCGGCTGAAGCGCGCGAGCGCGTGCGGCACTTTCGCGAGCCGGCGCCCCACCGCACGATCTATCTGATCTACGCCCGCGCCCACCTGAAGCGCACGCTGCTGGACGCCTACGTGGCCGTCCTGCAGGAAAGCATCCGGCCGCTCCTGCCGCAACCGAACGCCGCGATCGACGCGCTCGCCCCGATAAATTCGTAG